A segment of the Candidatus Methanosuratincola sp. genome:
CCTGTCCTATCCCACCCGTTAAAGCGGGGCCTCCTCTCTTTAACCTCTTCGGATGTAAACTCAGACCGCATGCAAATGGTCTGCCGCATTTCTTTATTATGCATGAGGGCTTGTCAGCCCACCGCCTCCACAGCAAATTAATATTCAAATTTGTAGATATGTTTATATCCTTTGTCAAAATGAAGTGTTATCATGGAATCTCCTTATGATCGTATTTACGAGTTGAGGACAAACGTCCTCAAAGCACTATGCGATCCTGTGAGACTTAAGATAGTCTATGCACTCAAAGATGGGGAGCGCTGCGTGTGCGAACTGATCCCCTTGTTGAGAAGATCCCAGTCTACCATCTCCAAGGACTTGGATATGCTCTACAGAACGGGCATATTGGGCAGGCGTACTGAGGGAAAGAAGACCATATACTGGGTGACCGGCGAAGGGGTCTTCAAGATACTCGAAGAGGTCGACAGAATTGCCATAAGATCGATCTCTGACCTCGCAAAAACTTATTCGCAGCCCGAAAAAACCTCTTGATACCGTGCCCAGCGCTATTATAAGAAAGTTATATATTTACCAATTTGAAAAACTGAATATGAGGTTATCGGGAATGGTCAAAGTGGAGTTTTTCACAGCAGAGCCTCCCTGTGCAGGCTGCGTTGAGCTGCTCAGACTTGCAGACGAGCTCGCCGAGAAGTACGGAGACCGGGTCGAGGTCATCAAGCATGTGGGGCCGTGCAAGGAATTTGATATATACGGGCTGACCGTCGTCCCTGCTGTGGTATTTGAAGGGGGGCGCATAGTACTTATGGGCGTATGCCCTGATATGGAAACACTGATTGCCTCGCTGAAAGAGATGGGGGTGTAGCGATGGCGCTCAAGATCGAGGTTTTTGTATCCCAGCCGCCCTGCTCGGGGGGAAGGCTACTGCTCAAGCTTATCGAAGAGATAAAACAGGAGTACGGCGACAAGATAGAAGTCGAGATCCAAAAAGGATTAACCGAGAAAGCCAAGGAGTATGGTCTTAAAGTAAGCCCTGCCATTGTGATAGACAGGGACATCCGGATAATAGGCGTCTGCCCGACAAAGAACACTCTGAAGAATGCGATCAGGGAGGCAGGGGTACTGTAGCCGTCTCCCACCCGTTTTTTACACATCATACATTCTTATTTGTTCAAGTTGGGCCAGGCGGAGGCTCACTTTTTTAAACCCCCTGATCATATCCCTTTACAAGTCTGGGTGTCTCGAATGAGTTCATCAGAGATCTTCAAGCGAGCATCAGAGAGCCGGCTTCTCAAGGATCCCTATGTGGAAAAAGTGTGGAGGCTCATTGGCGATACAGGTCTTTTCAAAAAGTCGCCCGACTTCTTGGAGTCATTGAGGAGGGATCTGTTGAGGGAGTCCCTTGACTTTTTCAAGAGGCACAGCGGTTACTACTCGCAGCTCTTTGAGAGGCTGGACATCGACCCTAAGAGCGCAGATTTTCCGGATCTGGCAAAGCTTGCGATCCCCTCTGATATGCTTAGGGGTGATGGCCAAAAGCAGTTTCTCATAGATGATGTCGAGCAGGGCGGGGAGTTCTTCACCTCAAGTGGCACGACTGGGAAGGAACCCGTCAAAATCTACCGCAGCCCGCTCGACCTTGCGATAATGATCAAGGCAAATACATACCTCTTCGAGCACGTTTATGGCGGCAAACTCGAGGAGGGGAAGGGAATCGCCCTCTTTTTGGCTGCCCCCGAGCTGAGGCACAAGCTGAGCTTCGTCGCATTCGTTCAACTGACTTTGGAATACAAGGACATTGAGCTTCTTTACGGCATGGACATGGTCCAGGGGGAGACGTCCGGAACGCAGTGGCAGAAGCTTGTGCCAAACAGGGAGCGTATTTTGAAATTCATGAAGAGCAAGGCCGAACCCAAACTCCTATTCACTGCCCCGGCAGGGATCTATCTCCTCTCCCAAAATTTTGAGAAGATGAACATCCTCAAGCGAATCGTTTACAAGCTCGTGACTGGTACCCCACCAATCGAACTCGGTAGGGGCGGCGTAATCGTCACCGGGGGAGGCTCAAAGGGCTACACACTGCCGCCTTACGACGATATCGTGTCTCTTTCAAGGAAATACTTCTTGGCAAAGGACTCCTCGGGGCAGGAGATCCCCACGCCTTTTATGGACGTCTTGGGGATGACCGAAACTCTCACGGCGCTAATTGACCGCCACGGATCCCTGAACAAGATACCGCACCCCCTTTCGCAGGTGTTCCTCTTGGATCCCAGGACCTACGGCGTGATTGAGGAGGATGGCAAAGAGGGGATACTCGGGATATTCAACCCATTCGTCACTTCCTGGCTGGAGACGTTCTACCCTGGTGATCTGATGTCCTCGATGCCTTCCACGAGCTACTATGGAAGGGAGTTCAAGTATATACGCCGCTTCACAGTCGAGGAGGGCTGGGATCTCCAGCGAGCTTGCGGCGGCACCATGGAAGAGATGATGACGAGAAAGGGATAGTTGATAAGCTATGGCCTTAACCCCGTTGGTCAAGCGGGCTTATGCATCCACAGAGAAGAAGGCAGGTAGCCAAACAGTCGTAGAGATCACAGAGGATGGCCTCTCAGAACTTTTATCGAGGGCAAGGGGGGTGCAGAACGGCCTCTGCTCGATCCCCGTGGAGGAACGGCTGATCGTGATCGAGAAGATAGGGCAGGCTTGGGAGGAGAAGCGGCGAAAAGGAGAGCTCGAAAGCCTGAAGCACGAGCTGTCCGCCTCGACAGGGTATAGCCCTCAAACGATAGACTTGGAGCTGTCCCTCGTGCCCTCTGCCCTTAATTCACTCAGCATAAAGAGGAACCTGGTGGCATCATTCCCTTTTGAAATCTCATGTCTTGAGAGGTTTACCGAAGTCGGCAAAGATGAGTACTGCTGGTACAGGCCACGCGGGCCGGTCTTTATCATAAGCTCTGGCAACTCCCTTATACCGCCGCTCATACCGACGACAATATCGCTCGCCACTGGGAACATGACGCTGCTCAGGCCGTCCTTGGCCAACTTCTTCGGAGTGAAAGCGGTTTATTCGCTGCTCGAAGACATCAGCGGGGACGTTGCTGAACTGATGAGGGAGGCACTCGCGATAAGCTACTTCTCCCACGACAGCCCATCGCTTGATTATCTGCTCACCAAGTCGAAAGTAGGCGTCATTAACTTCTGGGGAGGGGAACCAGCCAGGACGGAGATCAGCAGGCGGGTCTCTTCAAACCCCAATCATCCAGATCTCATAATAAACGGGCCCCTTACGGGATACGCGATTGTGGATGCCTCAAGCGCCACCGAATCCGCAGCACTCGCGCTGGCTAGGAATATACTTCTTTTCGATCAACAGTTGTGCAGCTCGCCCACTGAAGGGGCATTCATAGGGGATTGGGAGGATGCTGTCGAATTCGTCACCATGGTAGGCAAAAAACTTGACGATTTGACCGAGACGTTGCCCCCCAAGGTTACTGAATCCCGCGCATACGTCATCGAGGGTATACGCCGGTCTCTCCAGTTCAAGGGTTCTATGGTATTCAAGTCAGGGTCTTCACCCAATTGGACTATAGCGCTGTCCAAGTCAAGGAGCGTCTTGGACGATGCGCTGCAGGCATTCCCGGAGTTTGGTTTGCACACCCGCCGCAGGTTCATGGAGATCATAGTTCTCGAGAAATACGAAGACGCCTTGAGGATGATAGAGGAGCTGCCAAAGAGGAAGTCCTTCCGAGGAATCGATGGCGTGCAATCAGTCGGCCTCAGCGTATCGGACGATTCAAGGGAACGCCTCTGTGCGGGCTTGGCGGAGCGGGGGATCTTCAGGATACTGCCCCTCGAGGACATGTATATGCGCAGCGCCCTCGAGCCCTACGACGGAATGAA
Coding sequences within it:
- a CDS encoding metalloregulator ArsR/SmtB family transcription factor, with amino-acid sequence MESPYDRIYELRTNVLKALCDPVRLKIVYALKDGERCVCELIPLLRRSQSTISKDLDMLYRTGILGRRTEGKKTIYWVTGEGVFKILEEVDRIAIRSISDLAKTYSQPEKTS
- a CDS encoding thioredoxin family protein, with protein sequence MVKVEFFTAEPPCAGCVELLRLADELAEKYGDRVEVIKHVGPCKEFDIYGLTVVPAVVFEGGRIVLMGVCPDMETLIASLKEMGV
- a CDS encoding thioredoxin family protein; the encoded protein is MALKIEVFVSQPPCSGGRLLLKLIEEIKQEYGDKIEVEIQKGLTEKAKEYGLKVSPAIVIDRDIRIIGVCPTKNTLKNAIREAGVL
- a CDS encoding acyl-CoA reductase, which encodes MVKRAYASTEKKAGSQTVVEITEDGLSELLSRARGVQNGLCSIPVEERLIVIEKIGQAWEEKRRKGELESLKHELSASTGYSPQTIDLELSLVPSALNSLSIKRNLVASFPFEISCLERFTEVGKDEYCWYRPRGPVFIISSGNSLIPPLIPTTISLATGNMTLLRPSLANFFGVKAVYSLLEDISGDVAELMREALAISYFSHDSPSLDYLLTKSKVGVINFWGGEPARTEISRRVSSNPNHPDLIINGPLTGYAIVDASSATESAALALARNILLFDQQLCSSPTEGAFIGDWEDAVEFVTMVGKKLDDLTETLPPKVTESRAYVIEGIRRSLQFKGSMVFKSGSSPNWTIALSKSRSVLDDALQAFPEFGLHTRRRFMEIIVLEKYEDALRMIEELPKRKSFRGIDGVQSVGLSVSDDSRERLCAGLAERGIFRILPLEDMYMRSALEPYDGMNLAQAFTYAVYRRDKPLEA